A part of Cotesia glomerata isolate CgM1 unplaced genomic scaffold, MPM_Cglom_v2.3 scaffold_96, whole genome shotgun sequence genomic DNA contains:
- the LOC123274936 gene encoding uncharacterized protein LOC123274936, whose protein sequence is MQKDSRDCLGIRYRINTLDQTWKWLHQTIALHEYLISITASQSDVSLTTKVFF, encoded by the coding sequence ATGCAAAAGGACTCACGAGATTGTTTGGGTATCCGATACCGTATCAATACCCTGGACCAAACTTGGAAGTGGCTGCACCAGACAATCGCACTTCACGAGTACCTGATCAGCATCACAGCCAGCCAGAGTGACGTGTCGCTAACCACAAaggtgtttttttaa